In Streptomyces sp. NBC_00414, a single window of DNA contains:
- the melC2 gene encoding tyrosinase MelC2 — MTVRRNQANLTSDEKRRFVAALLELKRAGRYDTFVTTHNAFILSDTDNSERVGHRSPSFLPWHRRFLLEFERALQAVDASVALPYWDWSTDRTTRAALWAPDFLGGTGRAVDGRVMEGPFAASTGNWPITVRVDARTYLRRSLGGNGRPLPTAAEVDSVLAMPAYDMAPWNSASDGFRNHLEGWRGVNLHNRVHVWVGGQMATGVSPNDPVFWLHHAYIDKLWAEWQRRHPGSGYLPVAGTPDVVDRDEPMKPWNDSTPADLLDHTAHYTFDTAPR; from the coding sequence ATGACCGTACGCAGGAACCAGGCGAACCTGACCTCGGACGAGAAGCGGCGGTTCGTCGCGGCCCTCCTCGAACTCAAGCGCGCGGGCCGCTACGACACCTTCGTGACGACCCACAACGCGTTCATCCTCAGCGACACCGACAACTCCGAGCGGGTGGGCCACCGTTCGCCCTCGTTCCTTCCCTGGCACCGGAGATTCCTGCTGGAGTTCGAGCGGGCGCTGCAGGCCGTGGACGCCTCCGTGGCGCTGCCGTACTGGGACTGGAGCACCGACCGGACGACCCGTGCGGCACTGTGGGCGCCGGACTTCCTCGGCGGCACGGGTCGCGCTGTCGACGGGCGGGTGATGGAGGGTCCGTTCGCCGCCTCCACCGGCAACTGGCCCATAACCGTGCGGGTCGACGCCCGCACCTATCTGCGCCGCTCGCTCGGCGGCAACGGCCGCCCGTTGCCGACCGCCGCCGAGGTCGACTCCGTACTCGCCATGCCCGCCTATGACATGGCGCCGTGGAACAGCGCGTCCGACGGCTTCCGCAACCACCTGGAGGGGTGGCGCGGAGTCAACCTGCACAACCGCGTCCATGTGTGGGTGGGCGGTCAGATGGCCACGGGGGTCTCCCCCAACGACCCGGTGTTCTGGCTGCACCATGCCTACATCGACAAGCTGTGGGCCGAGTGGCAGCGCCGGCACCCGGGCTCCGGCTACCTTCCGGTCGCGGGCACACCGGACGTCGTCGACCGCGACGAGCCGATGAAGCCGTGGAACGACTCCACACCGGCGGATCTGCTGGACCACACGGCCCACTACACGTTCGACACGGCGCCCCGGTAG
- the melC1 gene encoding apotyrosinase chaperone MelC1 produces the protein MPNPTRRRALRDAAGLAVAAGTLAAATPSHGYAADRRGGEPAAFDEVYKGRRIEGRPTGGHHHHGAGYTVLVDGVELHVMNNADGTWISVVSHYDPVASPRAAARAAVEELRGAQLVPFN, from the coding sequence ATGCCGAATCCCACCCGCCGCCGCGCCCTGCGCGACGCCGCCGGACTGGCCGTCGCGGCCGGCACTCTCGCCGCCGCCACCCCCTCGCACGGCTATGCCGCGGACCGCCGGGGCGGGGAGCCCGCCGCCTTCGACGAGGTCTACAAGGGCCGCCGCATAGAGGGCCGGCCGACCGGCGGCCACCATCACCACGGCGCCGGATACACCGTGCTGGTGGACGGCGTCGAACTGCATGTGATGAACAACGCCGACGGCACCTGGATCAGCGTGGTGAGCCACTACGACCCGGTGGCGAGCCCCCGGGCGGCGGCCCGCGCCGCCGTGGAAGAACTCCGGGGCGCCCAGCTCGTCCCGTTCAACTGA
- the chvE gene encoding multiple monosaccharide ABC transporter substrate-binding protein, with protein MSMRARTTVAAAISTVLSISLTACGEGSDTGSDGKAASVGIAMPTKTSQRWINDGQNMVDELKGFGYTTTLKYADNDPKNQVAQVEAMIDSGVDALVIASVDGKVFTDVLEKANSANVPVISYDRLILGSPNVDYYATFDNVKVGTLQADYLTEGLGLVNGSRKGPFTVELFAGSPDDNNTKYFFEAAMEVLEPYIQSGDLIVRSGETELKEVTTLRWDGPTAEKRMNKLLDAEYSDQSIDGVLSPYDGMSLGIIKALKAHGYGTAAKPLPIVTGQDAEVPSVKSIMDGDQSQTVYKDTRELALVTAYMVNSMVHGKKPALNDTRTYNNGKKVVPAYLLEPVSVDKANYEQVLVDSGYIKKSDLK; from the coding sequence ATGAGCATGCGCGCCCGCACCACCGTAGCTGCGGCCATTTCGACGGTCCTGTCCATTTCTCTCACCGCATGTGGTGAGGGATCCGACACCGGGAGCGACGGAAAGGCCGCATCCGTGGGTATCGCCATGCCCACGAAGACGTCTCAGCGGTGGATCAACGACGGCCAGAACATGGTCGACGAGCTCAAGGGGTTCGGCTACACCACCACCCTCAAGTACGCCGACAACGACCCGAAGAACCAGGTCGCCCAGGTCGAGGCCATGATCGACAGCGGCGTCGACGCCCTGGTCATCGCCTCGGTGGACGGAAAGGTCTTCACCGACGTCCTGGAGAAGGCGAACTCCGCCAACGTGCCGGTGATCTCCTACGACCGGCTGATCCTCGGCAGCCCCAACGTCGACTACTACGCGACCTTCGACAACGTGAAGGTCGGCACCCTGCAGGCCGACTACCTCACGGAGGGGCTCGGGCTCGTCAACGGCAGCCGGAAGGGCCCGTTCACCGTCGAGCTCTTCGCGGGTTCCCCCGACGACAACAACACGAAGTACTTCTTCGAGGCCGCCATGGAGGTCCTGGAGCCGTACATCCAGAGCGGTGACCTGATCGTCAGATCGGGGGAGACCGAGCTGAAGGAAGTCACCACGCTGCGCTGGGACGGCCCCACCGCCGAGAAGCGCATGAACAAGCTGCTCGACGCGGAGTACTCCGACCAGAGCATCGACGGGGTTCTCTCCCCGTACGACGGTATGTCGCTCGGCATCATCAAGGCGCTCAAGGCGCACGGCTACGGCACCGCGGCCAAGCCGCTGCCCATCGTCACGGGTCAGGACGCCGAGGTGCCCTCGGTCAAGTCCATCATGGACGGCGACCAGTCGCAGACCGTCTACAAGGACACCCGTGAGCTGGCGCTGGTCACCGCGTACATGGTCAACTCCATGGTCCACGGGAAGAAGCCGGCGCTCAACGACACCAGGACGTACAACAACGGCAAGAAGGTCGTGCCCGCGTACCTGCTGGAGCCGGTGAGCGTCGACAAGGCCAACTACGAGCAGGTCCTCGTCGACTCGGGCTACATAAAGAAGAGCGACCTGAAGTAA
- a CDS encoding Tat pathway signal sequence domain protein has translation MRTRTSLALAAAVTALALSAAGPASAADGSVLTTGGAAGTAVAPGDVLSASLASGTNATLYSSATGTSGISCSSSAFVATVIDNPAAPGTATESVTSHTFDNASCTSNVVGVLGVTSIKVDNLPYTTAVTSGGSLTITPAAGSTIQTTVVLRTLLGSITCVYRAPILSGTSSNADNSIAFSNQQFTKFSGSSLCFSNGYFTAKYAPVTDTTQAGSPAVFVN, from the coding sequence ATGCGCACTCGGACTTCCCTCGCCCTGGCCGCCGCCGTCACGGCCCTCGCCCTCTCGGCGGCCGGCCCGGCCTCCGCGGCCGACGGCTCGGTCCTGACCACCGGCGGCGCCGCCGGCACCGCGGTCGCCCCCGGAGACGTCCTCAGCGCCTCCCTGGCGAGCGGCACGAACGCCACGCTCTACTCCAGCGCCACCGGTACGAGCGGCATCTCCTGCTCGTCGTCCGCCTTCGTCGCCACGGTGATCGACAACCCGGCCGCGCCCGGCACGGCCACCGAGTCGGTCACCAGCCACACCTTCGACAACGCGAGTTGCACCAGCAACGTGGTCGGCGTCCTCGGTGTCACGAGCATCAAGGTCGACAACCTGCCCTACACCACGGCCGTGACCTCCGGGGGCTCCCTCACCATCACACCGGCCGCCGGATCGACCATCCAGACAACTGTCGTACTGCGTACGCTGCTCGGCAGCATCACCTGTGTCTACCGGGCGCCCATCCTGTCCGGCACATCGAGCAACGCCGACAACAGCATCGCGTTCTCGAACCAGCAGTTCACGAAGTTCTCCGGCTCGTCGCTGTGCTTCAGCAACGGCTACTTCACGGCCAAGTACGCCCCGGTCACCGACACGACGCAGGCGGGCAGCCCGGCGGTCTTCGTCAACTGA